The nucleotide window CCGCCCATCCGGCGGGTTTTTTTTATCTCCGATTTACCTGCGATTTGCCAACGCGTTGCGTGCGGTCCAGCACGCGTGTGCTCGTCGTTGTGCCGCGAATTCGTTTATGATCGGCAGCGCTCAAATCCCGCTTCCGATATGACGGCGACTCCCCTCCCCCAACGTTCCAAAACCATCGGCGTGATGGGCTCCGGCAAGCAGCCGTGGGCCGAACTTGCCGCCCCGCTCGGTCACGCGCTTGCGGTGGCCGGATACCACTTGCTCACGGGCGGTGGACAAGGTGTGATGTCCAGCGTGAGCGAAGCGTTCTGCGCCGTGCCCGGGCGCGTGGGGCGCAGCATCGGCGTGGTGCCCACAGAAGCAGTGGAAAGTGAATTAGGCGAAAGCGGCGCGGCCGATGTAGGAAAAGGCTACCGTCCGCTGCCCGGTTATCCGAACCCATTTGTGGAAATCACCATCGTGAGCCCGCTGCCGCGTCATCTGCCCGACGCGCCGCCGGGTACGCTCTCGCGCAACTCCATCAACGTGCTGTCGAGCGATGTCATCGTCGCGCTGCCGGGCAGTCATGGC belongs to Pandoraea norimbergensis and includes:
- a CDS encoding SLOG cluster 4 domain-containing protein is translated as MTATPLPQRSKTIGVMGSGKQPWAELAAPLGHALAVAGYHLLTGGGQGVMSSVSEAFCAVPGRVGRSIGVVPTEAVESELGESGAADVGKGYRPLPGYPNPFVEITIVSPLPRHLPDAPPGTLSRNSINVLSSDVIVALPGSHGTRDEVRLAVRYGKPVILFGERDHFADLPASLVRTTSLDVVMAFIRTAQ